From a single Meles meles chromosome 21, mMelMel3.1 paternal haplotype, whole genome shotgun sequence genomic region:
- the SPN gene encoding leukosialin, with product MPAAMRMTLFLLLLGSIWTQEVIPEPQDITATSEKSVPGGSSVSLASTVSEAENLDLATPNPMTTKFPEESNSTTHQVSSPSSDPHTTNEVSFPEASTAATSDLHVPDRAVFWKVSTQESTSLEINANGNPAETPRNYLALHVVTDGTVTPVSLETSDGPGGPPVTMATGTLETFDVTSGPPVTMATGTLETFDVTSGPPVTTATSSLETFDVTSGPPVTTATSSLKTFDVTSGPPVTMATGSLETSDGASGPPVTMATDTLEPSDGASDPPVTMATGTLETFDVDSGPPVTMATGSPRIPKGTHGSPFSTVKILAVTTSASLKDTRSTQLPDQGTKGTLLVAVLVALLVVLVLMILLLLWRHRQKRRTGALTLSGGGKRNGVVDAWAGPAPVPDEEALMMGPAGGSGGEKGPGAPVGDGAGRQPTLTTFFDRRKSQQGCLELGELKSGSAPLLQGEEEPLVGSKDDEAAECQGAGEAEAPQCL from the coding sequence ATGCCTGCTGCCATGAGGATGACcctgtttctcctccttcttGGGAGCATCTGGACTCAAGAGGTGATTCCAGAGCCTCAGGACATCACAGCCACTTCGGAGAAGTCTGTACCGGGAGGGTCCTCTGTTTCTCTGGCCTCAACTGTCTCTGAGGCTGAGAACCTCGACTTAGCGACCCCCAACCCTATGACAACGAAGTTCCCTGAGGAGAGCAACAGCACCACGCACCAGGTCTCCTCACCTTCCTCAGATCCCCATACAACCAATGAGGTGTCCTTTCCTGAGGCGTCCACTGCTGCCACCAGTGACCTCCACGTACCCGACCGAGCAGTCTTCTGGAAAGTTTCCACCCAGGAGTCAACAAGCCTGGAAATTAATGCGAACGGTAACCCTGCTGAAACACCAAGAAACTATCTGGCACTCCACGTTGTGACTGATGGAACCGTGACACCTGTCTCTCTGGAGACCTCTGACGGACCCGGTGGACCCCCTGTCACCATGGCAACTGGCACTTTGGAGACCTTTGATGTAACCAGTGGACCCCCTGTCACCATGGCAACTGGCACTTTGGAGACCTTTGATGTAACCAGTGGACCCCCTGTCACCACGGCAACCAGCTCTCTGGAGACCTTTGATGTAACCAGTGGACCCCCTGTCACCACGGCAACCAGCTCTCTGAAGACCTTTGATGTAACCAGTGGACCCCCTGTCACCATGGCAACCGGCTCTCTGGAGACCTCTGACGGAGCCAGTGGACCCCCTGTCACCATGGCAACTGACACTTTGGAACCCTCTGACGGAGCCAGTGACCCCCCTGTCACCATGGCAACCGGCACTCTGGAGACCTTTGATGTGGACAGTGGACCCCCTGTCACCATGGCAACCGGCTCTCCGCGGATCCCCAAGGGGACCCATGGCTCCCCCTTCTCCACAGTAAAAATACTCGCTGTGACTACGTCAGCGTCCCTCAAAGACACACGCAGTACCCAACTTCCAGATCAGGGGACAAAGGGCACCCTGCTGGTGGCTGTGCTTGTGGCCCTGCTGGTGGTCCTTGTCCTCATGATCCTACTCCTTCTGTGGCGCCATCGGCAGAAGAGGAGGACGGGAGCCCTGACGCTAAGTGGGGGTGGCAAGCGCAATGGGGTGGTGGACGCCTGGGCTGGGCCGGCCCCGGTGCCCGACGAGGAGGCCCTGATGATGGGCCCCGCAGGAGGCTCTGGGGGCGAGAAGGGCCCTGGGGCACCTGTGGGGGACGGGGCCGGCCGGCAGCCCACCCTCACCACGTTCTTCGACAGGCGCAAGTCTCAGCAgggctgcctggagctgggggaGCTGAAGTCCGGCTCAGCCCCGCtcctgcagggggaggaggagccgCTGGTGGGCAGCAAGGATGATGAGGCTGCGGAGTGCCAGGGagccggggaggccgaggccccTCAGTGCTTGTGA